In Natranaerovirga hydrolytica, a single window of DNA contains:
- the ilvB gene encoding biosynthetic-type acetolactate synthase large subunit: MKITGAQLLIKLLKEEGVDTLFGYPGGYAINIFDELYNESNINVILPRHEQALIHAADGYARVTGKPGVCLVTSGPGATNTITGLATAYYDSVPLICITGQVPTTMIGTDAFQEADIFNMTRSVSKHNYYVKERKDLGRIIKEAFYVAQSGRPGPVVIDLPADIQKELGESEYIEDIKIDNYCAQPIMNEDEIAQAIKLINESEKPLFLVGGGLQNKESTEALYALVEKTKIPVVNTLMGLGVYPEKEELNLGMVGMHGCYSGNQGISNCDLLIAIGTRFNDRVTLKISEFAKRGKIIHIDIDASELNKRILADVTMNCDGKEFIKKLLEKEYDIHHKEWLETIKGYKTKDKILKKISESYKPKNIIKKLSDTFTNDIVTTDVGQQQMWTAQNYAFNKPKSFLTSGGMGTMGFGLPSALGAAIGKEGERVISISGDGGFQMNMQELATIAQLELPIIIIVFNNAYLGMVRQWQQLLYDKKYSSTCLKRRKSCPPSCNQPTKDCPEYLPNFLTIADAYHIENYKVTNMEELNSTLNNVKNINSKPVFIEIIIEQEDNVLPMVPSGSTLTEMILDE; this comes from the coding sequence ATGAAGATAACAGGCGCACAATTATTAATAAAACTACTAAAAGAAGAAGGGGTAGATACACTTTTTGGGTATCCAGGAGGATATGCTATTAATATTTTTGATGAATTGTATAATGAATCAAATATTAATGTGATATTACCAAGACATGAGCAGGCTTTAATACATGCAGCAGATGGGTATGCTAGAGTTACAGGAAAACCAGGCGTTTGCTTGGTAACAAGTGGACCAGGTGCAACCAATACAATTACAGGTCTTGCCACAGCATATTATGATTCAGTGCCCCTAATTTGTATTACAGGTCAAGTGCCTACAACGATGATCGGAACAGATGCATTTCAAGAAGCAGATATATTTAATATGACACGTTCGGTTTCAAAACATAATTATTATGTAAAAGAAAGAAAAGATTTAGGTAGAATTATAAAAGAAGCTTTTTATGTTGCTCAGTCAGGTAGGCCAGGGCCAGTCGTTATTGACTTACCGGCAGATATTCAAAAAGAATTAGGCGAATCAGAATATATTGAGGACATTAAGATAGACAATTATTGTGCCCAACCTATTATGAACGAAGATGAGATTGCCCAAGCTATAAAATTAATTAATGAATCAGAAAAACCACTTTTTTTAGTAGGTGGAGGGTTACAAAACAAAGAGTCTACAGAGGCATTGTATGCATTGGTAGAAAAAACAAAAATACCTGTTGTTAACACATTGATGGGCTTAGGTGTTTATCCTGAAAAAGAAGAGTTAAATCTAGGAATGGTTGGAATGCATGGTTGTTATTCAGGCAATCAAGGAATTTCTAATTGTGATTTATTAATTGCTATAGGGACACGATTTAATGACCGGGTAACGTTGAAGATTAGTGAATTTGCTAAGAGAGGAAAAATAATTCATATTGATATTGATGCATCAGAATTAAATAAAAGAATTTTAGCGGACGTAACGATGAATTGTGATGGAAAAGAGTTTATCAAAAAACTATTAGAAAAGGAGTATGATATTCATCACAAAGAATGGTTAGAAACAATCAAAGGATATAAAACAAAAGATAAAATTTTAAAAAAAATCAGCGAAAGCTATAAACCTAAAAATATTATAAAGAAACTATCAGATACGTTTACGAATGATATTGTGACAACTGATGTCGGTCAACAACAGATGTGGACGGCACAAAACTATGCCTTTAATAAGCCAAAATCTTTCTTAACATCAGGAGGGATGGGAACAATGGGATTTGGGCTGCCATCAGCGCTAGGTGCAGCTATAGGAAAAGAAGGAGAAAGAGTCATATCCATATCAGGTGATGGTGGATTTCAAATGAATATGCAAGAATTGGCTACGATTGCCCAATTGGAATTACCCATTATCATTATTGTTTTTAACAATGCTTATCTGGGAATGGTAAGACAATGGCAACAATTATTATATGACAAAAAATATTCATCCACTTGTTTGAAAAGAAGAAAAAGCTGTCCACCCAGTTGTAATCAACCCACTAAAGATTGTCCAGAATATCTTCCTAACTTTTTAACTATAGCAGATGCCTACCATATAGAAAACTATAAAGTAACCAATATGGAAGAGTTAAACAGCACCTTAAATAACGTGAAAAATATTAACTCTAAGCCAGTTTTTATTGAAATCATTATTGAACAAGAGGATAATGTACTTCCAATGGTGCCATCAGGCTCAACTTTAACAGAAATGATATTAGACGAATAA
- a CDS encoding GerMN domain-containing protein produces the protein MKKISLFLILMLTVTLLTACNTTQRNEEPPTNGNGNTIDNGNDNQDNNDENNENDNDINNEQERVELTLYYVNDAYVESGDEALDILIPVKREVERNNQTLEKIVLEQVQNDPQEDGLSTAINELEIINIEIVDGTLNIDISGENLGGGSLQERLVINQIVYNFTELETIDSVQFLIDGIISESLMGHISIDKPITREDTL, from the coding sequence ATGAAAAAGATAAGCTTGTTTTTAATACTAATGTTAACAGTAACTTTATTAACAGCTTGTAACACCACACAAAGAAATGAAGAGCCTCCAACTAATGGTAACGGTAATACAATAGATAATGGCAATGATAATCAAGACAATAATGATGAAAACAATGAAAATGACAATGATATAAATAATGAACAAGAGCGAGTAGAATTAACATTATATTATGTTAATGATGCGTATGTTGAAAGTGGCGATGAGGCATTAGATATATTAATACCTGTCAAAAGGGAAGTGGAAAGAAATAACCAAACACTTGAAAAAATTGTATTAGAACAAGTACAAAATGATCCACAGGAAGACGGTTTATCCACAGCCATTAATGAATTAGAAATCATTAATATAGAAATAGTTGACGGTACTCTTAACATAGACATATCAGGAGAAAATCTTGGAGGCGGATCGCTGCAAGAAAGATTGGTTATTAATCAAATCGTATATAACTTTACGGAGTTAGAAACAATAGATTCTGTTCAATTTTTAATAGATGGAATCATATCCGAGTCATTAATGGGTCATATTTCAATTGATAAGCCTATTACAAGAGAAGATACATTATAA
- a CDS encoding acyl-CoA thioesterase codes for MVSKSKIKVRYAETDQMGVVHHSNYAVWYELARTDYIETLGITYKAMEEVGLLVPIINLQSKYIKPAFYDNTLIIETRIKKLLKVKIEFEYKIYREGEEQPINTATTVHAFVNKALKPINLKKESPTIYTKLEQSLEY; via the coding sequence ATGGTGTCAAAAAGTAAAATAAAAGTTAGATATGCTGAAACAGATCAGATGGGTGTTGTTCATCACTCTAATTATGCCGTTTGGTATGAATTAGCAAGAACAGATTATATTGAAACACTAGGCATTACCTATAAGGCGATGGAAGAGGTTGGGTTATTGGTTCCCATTATTAATTTACAAAGCAAATACATAAAACCAGCCTTTTATGATAATACCCTGATTATAGAAACTAGAATTAAAAAGCTATTAAAGGTGAAGATAGAATTTGAGTATAAGATTTATAGAGAAGGTGAAGAGCAACCTATTAACACGGCTACCACAGTCCATGCTTTTGTTAATAAAGCCTTAAAGCCAATTAATTTAAAAAAAGAAAGTCCCACCATATACACGAAACTCGAACAGTCATTGGAGTATTAA
- a CDS encoding ABC transporter permease: MYLVLMKMVFHQQFLYRSEMFFNFLGNVLRIVIQVSIWTSLMGIGGIVEDITLSNMITYTVISIIIRMLVHSEIATVFSKKVKTGEIVVDFIKPVSLKSYMFSQQISENTFNFIIIGLPLLLFSQLVYGLEMIANGHTLFLFLIALILGIVIMFYIDYILGTLIFWVKNNVYVYLVRGALFEIFSGVFVPLWFYPDFLLGAVNYLPFRLVAFEPIAIYLGKTSIKEAYDIILLQVIWIILLYIIQKLLWHIAQSKVFIQGG; the protein is encoded by the coding sequence ATGTACTTAGTGTTGATGAAAATGGTTTTTCATCAGCAGTTTCTTTATCGGTCAGAAATGTTTTTTAATTTTTTGGGCAATGTATTAAGGATAGTTATTCAAGTGAGCATATGGACATCCTTAATGGGCATAGGAGGAATAGTAGAAGATATTACTTTAAGTAATATGATTACTTATACGGTTATTAGTATTATTATTCGTATGCTGGTACACTCGGAGATTGCCACGGTATTTTCGAAAAAAGTTAAAACAGGAGAAATTGTCGTGGATTTTATAAAACCTGTGAGTTTGAAGTCGTATATGTTTTCTCAACAAATAAGTGAAAATACCTTTAACTTTATAATTATTGGGTTACCTTTATTGCTTTTTTCTCAATTGGTATACGGTCTTGAGATGATTGCTAATGGGCACACGCTTTTCTTGTTTTTAATAGCATTAATACTTGGTATAGTGATTATGTTTTATATTGATTACATACTTGGAACGTTAATATTTTGGGTGAAGAATAACGTCTATGTATACTTGGTAAGAGGGGCTTTGTTTGAGATATTTTCAGGTGTATTCGTGCCATTATGGTTTTATCCAGATTTTTTATTAGGTGCGGTCAACTATTTGCCTTTTCGATTAGTTGCATTTGAACCCATTGCAATTTACTTAGGAAAAACGTCTATAAAGGAAGCTTATGACATTATACTATTGCAAGTAATATGGATTATACTTCTTTATATAATTCAAAAATTATTATGGCACATTGCACAAAGTAAAGTATTTATTCAAGGGGGATAA
- a CDS encoding ABC transporter permease codes for MDMLKLYMAFAKINFISQMEYRLDYFFRMVSKILGWGTGFIMIFILLNQFNTLGEWNTYEVIFLYALHILTYSIAATFVMGPFSNLEKNIRSGEFDEVLTRPVNPLFYYVFRKVSAGYTSNYILCIGLFMICFNQLDITLNVTQLIVFIITIIGGSLIQGAAFMIMCIPAFWVVKSKSIFRLFYQSLSDFSQYPLSIYNKSIQGILTFVFPYAFINFYPSQYFLEKTDGVFFHPSFMFLTPLLGVLLILVAYIFWLIGINNYKSTGS; via the coding sequence ATGGATATGCTAAAATTATATATGGCATTTGCTAAAATTAATTTTATTTCTCAAATGGAGTATCGATTGGACTATTTTTTTAGAATGGTCAGTAAAATACTTGGTTGGGGAACAGGTTTTATAATGATTTTTATATTGTTGAATCAGTTTAATACATTAGGGGAATGGAATACATATGAAGTTATCTTTTTGTATGCACTCCATATATTAACCTATTCCATAGCAGCTACATTTGTTATGGGTCCTTTTTCTAACTTAGAAAAGAACATTCGGTCAGGAGAATTTGATGAGGTCTTAACTCGACCAGTTAATCCCCTTTTCTACTATGTTTTTAGAAAAGTCAGTGCGGGATATACAAGTAATTACATACTATGCATAGGATTATTTATGATTTGTTTTAATCAATTAGACATTACCTTGAATGTTACTCAATTGATAGTATTTATAATTACAATTATAGGTGGTAGTTTGATTCAAGGTGCAGCTTTTATGATTATGTGTATTCCAGCTTTTTGGGTGGTGAAAAGCAAAAGTATCTTTAGACTTTTTTATCAAAGTTTAAGTGATTTTTCTCAGTATCCATTATCTATCTATAACAAATCTATACAAGGTATTTTGACTTTTGTTTTTCCATATGCCTTTATTAATTTTTATCCTTCACAATATTTTTTAGAGAAAACAGATGGCGTTTTTTTTCATCCTAGCTTTATGTTTTTAACGCCTTTATTAGGTGTTTTACTGATTTTAGTTGCTTATATTTTTTGGTTAATTGGTATTAATAATTATAAAAGTACAGGATCTTAA
- a CDS encoding ABC transporter ATP-binding protein, which yields MSFIEFKNIEKEYKTFQRKKGIGSAIQSLFYREYEIKKAVDDISFNIEKGELVGYIGPNGAGKSTTIKILSGILLPSQGEVNVNGITPYKNRKKNAMQIGVVFGQRSQLNWDLPMEDTFELYKRMYKVSNGDYKKNVTLFVELLEMQDFLRKPVRQLSLGQKMRAEIAISLLHNPEILYLDEPTIGLDVVAKKRIRTFIKALNKEKDTTVILTTHDMADIEQICNRIIMIDEGKKIYDDALSKFKDSYCEEYVISVEFATNVEGVFNNRFTLINHYGNKKYFLFNKNHISVKEAIMYFSQQFDIIDISIQGNEIEEVVRKIYESSGKKNVV from the coding sequence ATGAGTTTTATTGAGTTTAAGAATATTGAGAAAGAATATAAAACTTTTCAAAGAAAAAAAGGGATAGGGAGCGCCATACAATCATTATTTTATAGAGAATATGAAATAAAAAAAGCAGTAGATGATATTTCTTTTAATATAGAAAAAGGAGAATTAGTCGGTTATATTGGTCCCAATGGTGCAGGAAAATCAACAACCATTAAAATACTCAGTGGGATACTATTGCCTTCTCAAGGAGAAGTTAATGTTAATGGGATAACACCATACAAAAATCGCAAGAAAAATGCTATGCAAATTGGGGTTGTTTTTGGACAACGTTCTCAATTAAACTGGGACTTACCAATGGAAGATACTTTTGAGTTATACAAACGCATGTATAAAGTTAGTAACGGAGATTATAAAAAAAATGTAACTCTCTTTGTTGAACTTTTAGAAATGCAAGATTTCTTAAGAAAGCCTGTGCGCCAATTAAGCTTGGGACAAAAAATGAGAGCGGAAATAGCCATCTCCTTATTGCACAATCCGGAAATTTTGTATTTAGATGAGCCTACTATTGGGTTAGATGTGGTGGCTAAAAAAAGAATTCGAACCTTTATTAAAGCTTTAAATAAAGAAAAAGATACGACAGTTATTCTGACAACTCACGATATGGCAGATATAGAACAAATATGTAATCGCATTATTATGATTGATGAAGGCAAGAAAATATATGATGATGCTTTAAGCAAGTTCAAAGACAGTTATTGTGAAGAGTATGTTATTTCTGTAGAATTTGCTACAAATGTAGAAGGGGTTTTTAATAATAGATTTACGCTAATCAATCATTATGGCAATAAAAAGTATTTTTTATTTAATAAAAATCATATTAGTGTAAAAGAAGCTATTATGTACTTTTCACAACAATTTGATATAATCGATATCAGTATACAAGGCAATGAAATAGAAGAGGTTGTAAGAAAGATATATGAAAGCAGTGGAAAAAAGAATGTGGTTTAA
- a CDS encoding J domain-containing protein has product MKLLKKLYGKILYRVARILSGILEGFIQLINMIAQLITNLAKGCFVLVSMGGCLLLLLIAGPLGITILGNPILLTIVFLLILFIMLTPKMVSYLEYIKVTTNDYLMDRSNYFIQGTQCKYKKFREYKAVYKKAEEERKRREAQQRAYEQQKQWEERFKNWHGHQQYHNGQGYYGGQGHQGFGNYSMDFKSQYEKCCDVLGVSYEANKNEIKLAYRKKAKMYHPDMNSSQDTTEMFQKINDAYEFLTEDHIERYKRL; this is encoded by the coding sequence ATGAAGTTGTTAAAGAAACTATATGGAAAAATTTTATATAGAGTGGCTAGAATTCTATCGGGTATTTTAGAAGGTTTCATTCAATTGATTAATATGATCGCTCAATTGATTACAAACCTTGCAAAAGGTTGTTTTGTATTAGTGAGTATGGGCGGTTGTTTGTTACTATTGCTAATAGCAGGCCCATTAGGGATTACCATCTTAGGCAATCCCATATTGTTGACCATTGTATTTTTGTTGATACTCTTTATAATGCTTACCCCTAAAATGGTATCTTATTTAGAGTATATTAAAGTGACTACAAATGATTATCTAATGGATCGGTCTAACTACTTTATTCAAGGTACCCAATGCAAATATAAAAAATTTAGAGAATACAAAGCAGTTTATAAAAAAGCAGAAGAAGAAAGAAAAAGAAGAGAGGCCCAACAACGTGCCTATGAACAACAAAAGCAATGGGAAGAAAGATTTAAGAATTGGCATGGACATCAGCAATACCATAATGGTCAAGGCTATTATGGGGGACAAGGACATCAAGGATTCGGCAATTATTCCATGGATTTTAAAAGCCAATATGAAAAATGCTGTGATGTATTAGGGGTTTCTTATGAAGCCAATAAAAATGAAATTAAATTGGCTTATAGAAAAAAAGCAAAAATGTATCACCCAGATATGAATTCAAGTCAAGATACTACAGAAATGTTTCAAAAAATAAATGATGCTTATGAATTTTTAACAGAAGATCATATTGAAAGATATAAAAGATTGTAA
- a CDS encoding C-GCAxxG-C-C family (seleno)protein, translated as MERVIEIFNEGYNCAETMIKVINEENNLDIPVSIGSPFGSGMGVGSVCGAITGALMALGAVKGRENPDVLNGSKKSTRDIMKAIQEKYGTYDCLTLKRNGVSCHEIIEETHRLLQKYT; from the coding sequence ATGGAAAGAGTAATAGAAATATTTAATGAAGGTTATAATTGTGCAGAAACAATGATTAAAGTTATCAACGAAGAAAATAATCTAGATATACCGGTATCTATAGGAAGTCCCTTTGGTTCAGGAATGGGTGTAGGCAGTGTATGTGGTGCCATTACAGGAGCACTGATGGCTTTAGGAGCTGTTAAAGGTAGAGAAAATCCAGATGTATTGAATGGGTCTAAGAAGTCTACGAGGGATATAATGAAGGCAATTCAAGAGAAGTATGGTACATATGATTGTCTAACTTTAAAAAGAAACGGTGTATCTTGTCATGAGATTATTGAAGAAACACATCGTCTTTTACAGAAATATACATAA
- a CDS encoding ABC transporter ATP-binding protein, translating to MVANLKNVIKRYGNDVVLDNISFEVYEGEVLGLLGPNGAGKTTTIKALIGLIGIDAGEIHLLGEKQNVNNIQLKQNIGLVTQEITVFDDLSAEENLKYFGGLYGIKGKELQKRVQEVLEFVGLLEYAKKSPRKFSGGMSRRLNIACALVHRPKFLIMDEPTVGIDPQSRNYILESVKRLAKEGTTILYTSHYMEEVQAISTRIIIMDQGNIIANGTLKELVQRIQHEEKINITVENPSEDLTERFQGIQGVKSVTNDGSEYVIISGAGYGNLNRVLSIAQEKGGVSNVSADKPTLEDVFLTLTGKKLRDGGDQ from the coding sequence ATGGTAGCAAATTTGAAAAATGTTATTAAGCGTTATGGCAATGATGTGGTATTAGATAATATAAGTTTTGAAGTTTATGAAGGTGAAGTTTTAGGTTTGTTAGGGCCAAATGGTGCAGGAAAAACAACGACTATAAAGGCTTTAATTGGGTTAATCGGTATTGATGCTGGCGAGATACATTTATTAGGAGAAAAACAAAATGTCAATAACATTCAACTAAAACAAAATATTGGGTTGGTTACCCAAGAAATTACGGTTTTTGATGATTTGTCAGCAGAAGAAAATTTAAAATACTTTGGTGGATTATATGGCATTAAAGGAAAAGAACTTCAAAAAAGGGTACAAGAAGTTCTAGAATTTGTGGGTCTTTTAGAATATGCTAAAAAATCACCTAGGAAATTCTCAGGTGGTATGTCAAGACGATTAAATATAGCCTGTGCATTGGTACACAGACCTAAGTTTTTGATTATGGATGAGCCAACTGTAGGCATTGATCCTCAGTCTCGTAATTACATTTTAGAATCTGTTAAAAGGCTTGCAAAAGAAGGAACAACCATATTATATACCTCTCATTATATGGAAGAAGTTCAAGCCATATCCACTCGAATTATTATTATGGATCAAGGGAACATTATTGCAAATGGCACTTTAAAAGAATTGGTTCAACGCATTCAACATGAAGAAAAAATAAACATAACTGTGGAAAATCCTTCTGAGGATCTTACAGAAAGGTTTCAAGGCATACAAGGTGTAAAAAGTGTTACAAATGATGGTTCAGAGTATGTGATTATATCGGGAGCTGGATATGGTAATTTAAATAGGGTTCTTTCTATTGCACAGGAAAAAGGAGGCGTATCTAATGTCTCTGCTGATAAACCTACACTGGAAGATGTGTTTCTAACGCTTACAGGTAAAAAGCTTAGAGATGGAGGCGATCAATAA
- a CDS encoding ABC transporter permease, whose translation MTIFKYALLRNFRNIYTLLLLTLIPIGLIVIRPLWREEDAMGYTLYAVVIFFAAFLMVRTVMTDRVSGILKRVFAAPVNTFRYLSQNLLAYQVVLTVQIFLVIVVGSILYQWGIVLAMQMFLCYTVFAGSAIGFSLAWNAFFKNKEISDAMFGIIISFMFLLGGIFIPIEMLPDTLKKIGMVFPTYWLSNALLALSYNDITQYSISIGAMFMFTVACVIFGSQKRIE comes from the coding sequence TTGACCATTTTTAAATATGCTTTATTAAGAAATTTTCGAAATATATATACCTTATTATTACTTACTTTGATTCCAATAGGGTTGATTGTTATTAGGCCTTTATGGCGAGAAGAAGACGCTATGGGCTATACCCTTTATGCAGTGGTAATATTTTTTGCAGCTTTTTTAATGGTTAGAACAGTGATGACAGATAGAGTTTCTGGTATATTAAAGAGGGTTTTTGCTGCTCCTGTTAATACATTTAGATATTTGTCTCAAAATCTTTTAGCTTATCAAGTTGTTTTAACGGTACAAATTTTTCTGGTTATTGTTGTTGGGAGTATTTTATATCAGTGGGGCATTGTTTTAGCTATGCAGATGTTTTTGTGTTATACTGTTTTTGCAGGATCAGCCATAGGATTCTCATTGGCTTGGAATGCCTTTTTTAAAAATAAAGAAATTTCAGATGCTATGTTTGGCATTATTATTTCTTTTATGTTTTTATTAGGTGGCATATTTATTCCAATAGAAATGTTACCAGATACTTTGAAAAAAATAGGCATGGTATTTCCAACATATTGGTTATCCAATGCTTTACTGGCTTTATCCTATAATGACATCACTCAGTATAGTATTTCTATTGGGGCAATGTTTATGTTTACGGTAGCCTGTGTTATATTTGGAAGCCAAAAAAGAATCGAATAA
- a CDS encoding sensor histidine kinase, which translates to MDERKNYLTPEKFGNIYRSVGIFLLGLLWVTTDSNSVGFFFILFLVIMSLLRWRFKQLKSTLVFDQMVCIYMAYYWSYAQYGLVFSFFDAIFMWFPIAVLPSVLFVLFYNANDILWVVLLQSFFCGIFLKKWNEERKNNIKKMDLDSLKKHGLESLKEDLLMANKQVARMAEISERSRISREIHDHAGHEIIGAYISLQVLEDMLEENDEETKEMFELAMKRLERGIEKIRESVHNLAPVTKMGIDTLQALCDDFSFAPIEFNVFGDTSKVPVHLWSILEPSLKEGLTNIMRHSEAKKISVTLDITPYIVRLCVENDGIIETIKEEGIGIKNLRYRVKSIGGNLSTDTTDGFRLICVMPIEHKGSEQE; encoded by the coding sequence ATGGACGAAAGAAAAAATTATTTAACCCCTGAAAAATTTGGAAATATTTATAGAAGTGTAGGAATCTTTCTACTTGGTTTGTTATGGGTTACAACGGACAGTAACAGTGTAGGGTTTTTCTTTATATTATTTCTTGTTATTATGTCATTATTAAGATGGCGTTTTAAGCAATTAAAAAGTACTTTAGTATTTGATCAAATGGTCTGTATCTATATGGCTTACTATTGGAGCTATGCTCAATATGGATTAGTGTTCTCTTTTTTTGATGCTATATTTATGTGGTTTCCAATAGCTGTTTTACCATCTGTGTTGTTTGTTTTGTTTTATAATGCTAATGACATATTATGGGTGGTCTTGTTACAAAGTTTTTTTTGTGGCATTTTCTTAAAAAAATGGAATGAAGAACGAAAAAACAATATTAAAAAGATGGATTTAGATAGCCTAAAAAAACATGGACTAGAGAGCCTGAAAGAAGATTTGTTAATGGCTAATAAACAAGTTGCCAGAATGGCAGAGATATCAGAAAGAAGTAGAATATCACGAGAAATCCATGATCATGCTGGACATGAAATTATTGGGGCTTATATTTCACTGCAAGTGTTAGAAGATATGTTAGAAGAAAATGATGAAGAAACCAAAGAAATGTTTGAATTAGCGATGAAAAGGCTAGAAAGAGGCATAGAAAAAATAAGAGAGTCGGTACATAACCTTGCACCAGTAACCAAAATGGGAATAGATACATTACAAGCATTATGTGATGACTTTTCATTTGCGCCTATTGAATTCAATGTCTTTGGAGATACTTCAAAGGTACCCGTACATTTATGGAGTATATTAGAGCCTTCATTAAAAGAAGGGCTAACCAATATAATGCGTCATTCAGAAGCGAAAAAAATTTCGGTTACCCTAGATATCACACCGTATATAGTAAGATTGTGTGTGGAAAATGATGGTATAATCGAAACGATAAAAGAAGAAGGCATAGGAATAAAAAACTTAAGATATAGAGTAAAGTCTATAGGGGGTAATCTATCAACAGATACAACGGACGGTTTTCGTTTGATATGTGTGATGCCTATAGAGCACAAAGGAAGTGAACAAGAATGA
- a CDS encoding response regulator transcription factor: protein MNIIIVDDDRLISKSLKMMLSKEKDIEVFGVANDGAEGVELCEKTKPDIVLMDIRMPHMDGIQATRIIKREHPHIQVMMLTTFQDKDNIKRALQAGAGGYLLKTDKITHIAEKLRLLYKGTSILDQTVLKTITHPEIPLKEKLTPREVEVAHWVAEGLTNKEISETLHLSEGRIRNILSIIMGKLEVKNRNQLSAIINKNKII, encoded by the coding sequence ATGAATATCATTATTGTAGACGATGATAGGTTAATTAGTAAAAGCTTAAAAATGATGTTATCTAAAGAAAAAGACATAGAAGTATTTGGCGTTGCTAATGACGGAGCAGAAGGTGTTGAACTGTGCGAAAAAACAAAGCCAGATATTGTATTAATGGATATTAGGATGCCTCATATGGATGGTATACAAGCGACACGAATTATTAAAAGGGAGCATCCTCATATTCAAGTAATGATGTTGACCACATTTCAAGATAAAGACAATATCAAAAGGGCATTACAAGCAGGAGCAGGGGGATACTTGTTAAAAACAGATAAAATAACACATATTGCAGAAAAACTACGGTTGTTATATAAAGGTACTTCTATATTAGATCAAACTGTATTAAAGACCATAACACATCCAGAAATCCCTTTAAAAGAAAAGTTAACACCTCGAGAAGTAGAAGTAGCTCATTGGGTTGCAGAAGGCTTGACCAATAAAGAAATTAGTGAAACCTTACATTTAAGTGAAGGTAGAATAAGAAATATTCTATCGATTATTATGGGAAAATTAGAAGTTAAAAACAGAAATCAATTAAGTGCCATTATAAATAAAAATAAGATTATATAA